The following coding sequences lie in one Agarivorans sp. Alg241-V36 genomic window:
- a CDS encoding BCCT family transporter has product MHFKSEKYSINSTDYEVGQDNISKWGMDIHNSVFIASAGLSILFIVALLILSPAEAKAAIDTVKAAALSKFDFVFMWSANIILIFAIGIAFSPLGKIRLGGDKATTDYSTVSWIAMLFAAGMGIGLIFWGVAEPTAFYTNWFGTPLGVEPFTAEGRELALGASLFHWGFHAWAIYGMTALCLAYFVYNKGLPLSIRSIFYPLLGDKVWGRIGDLIDVMAVLVVLFGLATSLGLGGSQAASGISHVFGIDNSLFLQMAIILTIMGLAIVSIVRGMDGGVKLLSNLNMIIAFVFLGFLALLNFTTVLDSLLTGLVGYVKNIIPLSQNSGRDDTTWLHGWTVFYWAWWIAYAPMFGMFVARISKGRTVREFLICVLCIPTVVTAAWMSFFGGIAIQQIIDKVGLLGADQGIADVSLSLFYMLDAYPMGNILSIIAVSLIIVFFVTTLDSGSIVVDSMTAGGKLELPVMQKVIWAVISALIAMMMLWIGGTDSVQALQSITIIAALPFAVILVIGCISLVKGLLSEVEQPLVSQNKGA; this is encoded by the coding sequence ATGCATTTTAAATCTGAAAAATACAGTATAAATTCAACTGATTATGAAGTCGGCCAAGACAATATAAGCAAGTGGGGTATGGATATACATAACTCTGTTTTCATTGCTTCAGCTGGTTTGTCTATTCTATTTATTGTCGCTCTTCTCATCCTCTCGCCCGCAGAAGCAAAGGCCGCCATTGATACCGTTAAAGCCGCCGCTTTATCCAAATTCGATTTTGTTTTCATGTGGAGCGCAAACATCATATTGATTTTTGCAATTGGTATCGCTTTTTCCCCTCTAGGGAAAATTCGACTAGGTGGTGATAAGGCCACAACTGATTATTCCACCGTTTCATGGATCGCCATGCTGTTTGCCGCAGGTATGGGCATTGGGCTGATCTTTTGGGGAGTAGCCGAACCAACGGCGTTTTATACAAACTGGTTTGGCACACCCTTAGGAGTAGAGCCATTTACAGCAGAAGGGCGTGAATTAGCGCTTGGCGCATCCCTTTTCCATTGGGGATTTCATGCTTGGGCGATATACGGAATGACAGCCCTGTGTCTCGCGTATTTTGTGTATAACAAAGGCCTGCCGCTTTCCATTCGCTCCATTTTCTACCCGCTGCTAGGTGATAAGGTATGGGGAAGGATTGGTGACCTTATTGATGTGATGGCGGTATTGGTTGTTTTATTTGGCCTTGCCACTTCACTTGGTTTAGGTGGTTCTCAAGCGGCAAGTGGAATCAGCCATGTATTTGGTATCGATAACAGCCTTTTCCTTCAAATGGCTATTATTTTGACCATCATGGGGCTAGCCATTGTTTCCATTGTGAGAGGTATGGACGGAGGCGTTAAACTGTTGAGCAACCTCAACATGATCATTGCTTTTGTATTCCTTGGTTTTCTTGCCCTGCTTAACTTCACCACTGTATTAGACTCATTGCTGACAGGCCTAGTAGGGTATGTGAAGAATATTATTCCTTTAAGCCAGAACTCTGGTCGAGATGATACCACCTGGCTACATGGCTGGACGGTGTTTTACTGGGCTTGGTGGATAGCTTATGCGCCAATGTTTGGTATGTTCGTAGCGCGAATTTCAAAAGGGCGAACAGTGCGCGAGTTCCTAATTTGTGTATTGTGCATACCTACCGTAGTAACCGCAGCTTGGATGTCGTTCTTTGGCGGTATCGCTATCCAACAAATTATAGATAAAGTTGGGCTGCTTGGTGCTGACCAAGGAATTGCAGACGTTTCGTTAAGTTTGTTCTATATGCTTGATGCTTATCCAATGGGCAATATTCTATCCATTATTGCCGTTTCACTGATCATCGTTTTCTTTGTTACGACCCTTGATTCTGGCTCAATCGTCGTCGATAGCATGACCGCGGGCGGTAAGCTGGAATTACCTGTAATGCAGAAGGTTATTTGGGCAGTTATCTCTGCGCTTATCGCTATGATGATGTTGTGGATTGGCGGTACCGACTCAGTGCAGGCGCTGCAGTCAATAACTATCATCGCCGCGCTACCTTTCGCTGTTATTCTGGTCATAGGCTGTATCAGTTTAGTGAAAGGTTTACTTTCTGAAGTTGAGCAACCTCTAGTTAGCCAAAACAAAGGCGCGTAA
- a CDS encoding ATP-binding protein — translation MAKVIFLCGFIGSGKTTYAKKLAAGLPAFRFTMDEWMIPLFGEHMEREVFDARKAALYSLFQQSALSLLKLGTSVIFDCGLWQQAERTKMAKWAQVEGFEFEIHYLDVSFELCCERAYSRNKDRGEQAYEMTPAMMEMFWQQFERPSKQEAVTWVAS, via the coding sequence ATGGCTAAAGTCATTTTTCTGTGTGGTTTTATTGGTTCAGGTAAAACCACCTACGCAAAAAAGTTAGCGGCTGGGCTACCGGCATTTCGCTTTACTATGGATGAATGGATGATCCCTTTATTTGGCGAGCACATGGAACGTGAAGTGTTTGATGCTCGAAAAGCCGCCCTTTATAGCTTGTTTCAACAATCGGCTTTGTCCTTACTAAAACTGGGTACCTCGGTGATTTTTGACTGTGGCTTGTGGCAACAAGCAGAGCGAACAAAAATGGCCAAGTGGGCTCAAGTTGAAGGCTTTGAGTTTGAGATTCATTATCTAGATGTAAGCTTTGAGTTGTGTTGTGAACGCGCCTATTCACGTAACAAGGATCGCGGTGAGCAGGCCTATGAAATGACTCCAGCAATGATGGAGATGTTTTGGCAACAGTTCGAACGTCCTAGTAAACAAGAAGCGGTTACTTGGGTGGCCAGCTAG